In Chthonomonas sp., a single genomic region encodes these proteins:
- a CDS encoding lysophospholipid acyltransferase family protein, producing MESTPYEKLEVQGRRIGRIIWKLSSKHRTRAVANLTLAYPEMPAAERLALAERVLEHFGIVTADFLAASKRTEEQFYATTDVEGWEHFEEAYAMGKGIVLITGHFGNWERMSEYVTRRGFVLSVVARDASDVRMNQMVNNLRSHTGTRVIPRGNAARPMIEALRRNELVGILPDQNSDEIFLPFFGHPAGTVLGPGVIAERTGAPVVPMFCVRTGPGRYKIIVRPIVVPPPPTDTKGESTMLAIHQELEATIRKYPEQWLWFHDRWKSARQRGLTP from the coding sequence ATGGAATCCACGCCGTATGAGAAACTCGAAGTCCAAGGACGCCGGATCGGGCGGATCATCTGGAAACTCTCCTCCAAGCACCGAACTCGTGCGGTCGCGAACCTGACCTTGGCCTACCCGGAAATGCCCGCCGCGGAACGGCTGGCGCTGGCCGAGCGAGTTTTGGAGCACTTCGGGATCGTCACTGCCGACTTCCTCGCCGCATCCAAGCGCACGGAGGAGCAGTTCTACGCGACGACCGATGTGGAGGGCTGGGAGCACTTCGAAGAGGCGTACGCGATGGGCAAGGGGATCGTGCTGATCACGGGCCACTTCGGCAATTGGGAGCGCATGTCGGAGTACGTCACTCGACGGGGGTTCGTGCTAAGCGTGGTAGCCAGAGATGCCAGCGATGTGCGTATGAACCAAATGGTTAACAACCTTCGCTCGCATACCGGGACGAGAGTGATTCCGCGCGGCAACGCGGCGCGACCGATGATCGAAGCGCTGCGTCGAAACGAACTTGTTGGCATATTGCCCGATCAGAACAGCGACGAGATTTTCCTGCCGTTCTTCGGGCACCCGGCCGGGACGGTGTTGGGTCCGGGTGTCATCGCCGAGCGAACGGGCGCACCAGTTGTACCGATGTTTTGCGTGCGCACTGGACCTGGGCGCTACAAGATCATCGTGCGACCCATCGTGGTGCCGCCCCCGCCGACGGACACGAAAGGCGAATCGACAATGCTCGCAATCCACCAAGAGCTGGAGGCGACGATCCGAAAGTATCCCGAGCAGTGGCTGTGGTTCCACGACCGATGGAAAAGCGCCCGCCAGCGGGGCCTGACCCCATGA
- a CDS encoding tetratricopeptide repeat protein: MAALASSGITATCNIADGATVGGEVAFSIEATSDALISGVEYYVNGEIRGSDDSTPYEFKLDTIREAEGPIKVKFHIGATNGDQKDIMLNLVIDNGLGKGAEHWVTEAENAAVNSKWDDAIRYARVALKAKPKYNPARLVLARSYFGRGTLDLAQKYAEDVLIDDPANLMARDLSSAISLQKAFVAGSGTRDRNAALQALKSALVSAAQSRIQVFETQLNNLGPTTDANRLQVASIALRAGRYSVAIDALKEVYLRESDNPALVNRLMYAQIRAGKFQDAIGTATQYIRRGTPNGEGYGLLAILFDRAGDAGNAAEYERQMVLNDASALGVRLTQAYLATIRNNVEGLRRLSQQLDSTVGENAFVSYYSQIARYRAGDYSGSKTSFERAALADPSIPDLYIQQGNQALEIALQPQTEKQNVGYYQDVTRAYYEAALAAKPESFQAFTGLALVDLMQGKTDAAIKNAKLAISAGSEYAPGYYVASLAFATVDQNLTRTEQSVQNQIALARNNRLNEEVDKLTKQLATVRSMIDSNRRERDAAVAGYQRNDAKNLRGLGIPDLARAFGYFARFGRLPLIQLKPLQ, encoded by the coding sequence GTGGCAGCGTTGGCTTCGTCGGGGATCACCGCGACGTGCAACATCGCGGACGGAGCTACCGTGGGCGGCGAAGTTGCCTTCTCGATCGAGGCCACGTCCGATGCCTTGATTTCGGGGGTCGAATACTACGTCAACGGCGAGATCCGAGGTAGCGACGACAGCACTCCCTACGAGTTCAAACTTGATACGATTCGCGAGGCCGAGGGGCCGATCAAAGTCAAGTTCCATATTGGGGCGACCAACGGCGATCAAAAGGACATCATGCTGAACCTGGTGATCGACAACGGCCTGGGGAAGGGTGCCGAACACTGGGTCACAGAGGCTGAGAACGCCGCGGTCAACAGCAAGTGGGATGACGCTATTCGCTATGCCCGCGTCGCGCTGAAGGCCAAGCCGAAGTACAATCCGGCGCGCTTGGTGCTTGCTCGGTCCTACTTCGGGCGAGGCACGCTGGACCTGGCGCAGAAGTACGCGGAAGATGTCTTGATTGACGACCCCGCGAACCTGATGGCTCGCGACCTCTCCAGCGCGATCAGTCTGCAGAAAGCGTTCGTGGCGGGAAGCGGCACGCGCGACCGAAACGCAGCCTTGCAGGCGCTCAAGAGCGCGCTGGTCAGTGCAGCGCAGAGCCGTATACAAGTTTTTGAGACTCAGCTGAACAACCTCGGACCGACGACCGATGCCAACCGGCTTCAAGTTGCGAGCATCGCACTGCGCGCTGGACGTTACTCGGTCGCGATCGACGCACTCAAAGAGGTCTATCTGCGCGAATCGGACAATCCGGCGCTGGTGAACCGACTGATGTATGCCCAGATCCGCGCCGGGAAGTTCCAGGATGCGATCGGCACCGCGACCCAGTACATCCGCCGTGGGACTCCGAATGGCGAAGGGTATGGCCTCCTGGCGATCCTCTTCGACCGCGCGGGCGATGCAGGCAACGCCGCGGAGTACGAGCGGCAGATGGTCCTGAACGATGCGAGCGCACTAGGCGTACGACTCACCCAGGCTTACCTGGCGACGATCCGCAACAACGTGGAGGGTCTGCGCCGATTGTCGCAGCAGCTCGACTCGACGGTGGGTGAGAACGCCTTCGTCTCGTACTACTCGCAGATCGCGCGCTACCGGGCGGGCGACTACAGCGGCAGCAAGACGAGCTTCGAACGTGCGGCGCTGGCCGATCCATCGATCCCGGACCTGTACATTCAGCAAGGGAACCAGGCGTTGGAGATCGCACTGCAGCCGCAGACAGAAAAGCAGAACGTGGGCTACTACCAAGATGTGACGAGGGCTTACTACGAGGCCGCACTTGCGGCCAAGCCTGAGAGCTTCCAGGCGTTTACCGGTTTGGCGCTCGTGGACCTCATGCAAGGGAAGACCGACGCCGCGATCAAGAATGCCAAGCTCGCGATCTCAGCGGGCAGCGAGTATGCCCCGGGTTACTACGTTGCAAGCCTTGCGTTTGCCACGGTCGACCAGAACCTGACTCGCACGGAGCAGTCGGTGCAGAACCAGATCGCACTGGCCCGCAACAACCGGTTGAATGAAGAAGTGGACAAACTCACCAAGCAGCTGGCCACGGTTCGCTCGATGATCGACAGCAACCGACGGGAGCGAGATGCCGCGGTAGCGGGCTACCAGCGCAACGACGCCAAGAACCTTCGCGGGCTTGGGATTCCAGACCTTGCGCGCGCCTTCGGGTACTTCGCCCGTTTCGGTCGTTTGCCGCTGATCCAGTTGAAGCCGCTCCAGTAG
- the tadA gene encoding Flp pilus assembly complex ATPase component TadA: MAAKNLGDLLVSRRLITPEQLAHARELQRRMPQSLGTILVSQGVVTQDLVLKAMAAEMHVGTWDLNKDRPSRDALSRLPASVCRQHRFLPVQLRGDLLILAMHAPTDADAIELAKNITGLRIEPVLAASDRLDQFLETLQEDGRDTFQMESHVARAMTEFGGREGGDEATRADLAEEDTRPVVGLVNEILTNAIRMRASDIHLDPLPGTVNLRFRMDGQLITIRDIPSDLRQMLSTRIKIMAGMDIVETRLPQDGRISVTLDGRSVDLRVSSFPSIHGERMVMRVLDRQASIKKLDDLGFDKESLALARSLIHKPYGLFLVTGPTGSGKTTTLYAALQELRNGTNNIMTCEDPVEYEVTGIAQSQVNEKVGLTFAEQLRAILRQDPDVILVGEIRDQETAETAIRASLTGHMVFATLHCNDALAAVPRLLDMGVEPYLLSTSLVGVMAQRLVRSLCPDCKEEASLGANDVELFRRELGAVSVPKTYTSSGCESCYSTGFRGRQAVIELLPVNATLAGLIAEKARMDRVRAVADECGYSTLQQDSLRRVLRGETSLDEARRVVFFDSLPSAPSSLRAAA; the protein is encoded by the coding sequence ATGGCAGCAAAGAACCTTGGAGACCTACTCGTATCTCGGCGACTGATCACGCCCGAACAACTGGCGCATGCGAGGGAACTGCAGCGTCGGATGCCCCAGAGTTTGGGGACGATCTTAGTCTCGCAAGGTGTCGTGACCCAGGATTTGGTGCTCAAGGCGATGGCTGCCGAGATGCACGTGGGGACGTGGGACCTGAACAAGGATCGTCCATCGCGCGACGCGCTCAGTCGGTTGCCCGCGTCGGTATGTCGACAGCATCGATTTTTGCCAGTCCAACTGCGCGGCGACTTGCTGATCCTTGCGATGCATGCCCCGACGGATGCCGACGCGATCGAACTCGCCAAGAACATAACGGGGCTGCGCATCGAACCGGTGTTGGCGGCTTCGGATCGGCTTGATCAGTTCCTGGAGACGCTGCAGGAAGATGGTCGCGACACATTCCAAATGGAGAGTCACGTGGCTCGCGCGATGACCGAGTTCGGTGGCCGCGAGGGTGGTGACGAAGCGACACGGGCCGACCTCGCCGAAGAGGACACGCGTCCCGTGGTGGGGTTGGTGAACGAGATCCTCACCAACGCAATCCGAATGCGCGCGAGCGATATCCACCTTGACCCCTTGCCGGGGACCGTCAACTTGCGCTTCCGGATGGATGGGCAGTTGATCACGATCCGGGACATCCCGTCCGATCTACGCCAGATGCTCAGCACGCGCATCAAGATCATGGCGGGAATGGATATCGTCGAGACCCGGCTGCCTCAGGATGGGCGCATATCGGTGACACTCGACGGTCGGTCGGTCGATTTGCGCGTGAGCAGTTTCCCCAGCATCCACGGCGAAAGGATGGTCATGCGAGTGCTGGACCGTCAGGCGAGCATCAAGAAGCTCGACGACCTCGGCTTCGACAAGGAGTCGCTGGCGCTCGCGCGCAGCCTCATCCACAAGCCGTACGGGCTGTTCCTGGTGACCGGTCCGACGGGCAGCGGCAAGACGACGACGCTCTACGCCGCGCTGCAGGAACTACGCAACGGGACGAACAACATCATGACTTGCGAGGACCCGGTCGAATACGAAGTGACGGGGATCGCGCAGAGTCAAGTGAACGAGAAGGTCGGTCTGACGTTCGCGGAGCAACTGCGGGCGATCCTGCGCCAGGACCCAGACGTGATCTTGGTCGGCGAGATCCGGGACCAGGAGACCGCCGAGACCGCGATCCGCGCCTCGCTGACTGGCCACATGGTCTTTGCAACGTTGCACTGTAACGACGCGCTTGCCGCGGTGCCCAGGCTACTGGACATGGGGGTCGAGCCCTACTTGCTGAGCACCTCGCTCGTCGGGGTGATGGCTCAGCGTCTGGTGCGAAGCTTGTGCCCCGACTGCAAAGAGGAGGCGAGCTTGGGCGCAAACGATGTGGAACTGTTCCGGCGCGAGCTGGGCGCAGTCTCGGTACCGAAGACGTACACGTCCAGCGGTTGTGAGTCGTGCTACTCGACCGGCTTCCGAGGTCGTCAAGCCGTCATCGAACTGCTGCCCGTGAATGCCACGCTTGCGGGGCTGATCGCCGAGAAGGCGCGCATGGATCGGGTCCGCGCGGTCGCGGATGAGTGCGGCTACTCCACACTCCAGCAGGATTCGCTCCGGCGCGTGCTCCGGGGCGAAACCAGCCTGGACGAGGCACGCCGAGTGGTCTTCTTCGATTCGTTGCCTTCGGCTCCGTCCAGCTTGCGCGCAGCAGCCTAG
- a CDS encoding DUF2231 domain-containing protein codes for MRLVMIVALAALSAFANATPKIRGDFLRVAKVNAGSEIERVECILCHVRPPRRNAFGRAVYDELRRQPGERVTEELIRALALKDSDGDGVKDMDEINQGSLPGDPASKTPNGGGKQPLIPAHSFHPLIIHFPIALFLFGAFLEFLGKHRGSEELRRAALWNLGFGAISSVVAVATGLVALFREGRGFEGIALTHLILGASSALCMVGLVLWRRKQILDTGLYWALLVTVAVLTGVAGHFGSMIVRGS; via the coding sequence ATGCGTCTCGTGATGATCGTGGCTCTGGCAGCCCTGAGTGCGTTCGCCAACGCAACTCCCAAGATCCGGGGCGATTTTCTCCGGGTGGCCAAGGTCAATGCTGGCTCGGAGATCGAGCGAGTGGAGTGCATTCTTTGTCACGTGCGCCCGCCGCGGCGCAATGCTTTCGGTCGCGCAGTCTACGATGAGTTAAGGCGGCAGCCCGGTGAGCGCGTCACCGAGGAGTTGATTCGAGCGCTTGCGCTCAAAGACTCAGACGGCGACGGGGTCAAGGACATGGATGAGATCAACCAAGGCAGCCTGCCGGGCGATCCCGCTTCGAAGACTCCCAACGGTGGTGGCAAACAACCGCTGATTCCAGCTCACTCGTTCCACCCGCTCATCATCCACTTTCCGATCGCGCTGTTCCTTTTTGGCGCGTTCCTGGAGTTCCTGGGCAAGCACCGCGGCTCCGAGGAACTGCGTCGTGCGGCGCTGTGGAATCTCGGATTTGGCGCAATATCCTCGGTCGTGGCAGTCGCAACGGGTCTGGTGGCGCTTTTCCGCGAAGGGCGGGGGTTTGAGGGTATCGCCCTCACACATTTGATCTTAGGAGCGAGTTCCGCACTCTGTATGGTCGGGCTGGTCCTATGGCGTCGCAAGCAGATCCTAGACACCGGACTTTACTGGGCGCTGCTGGTGACGGTGGCTGTGCTGACCGGGGTCGCAGGTCACTTCGGCAGCATGATCGTCCGTGGGAGCTGA
- a CDS encoding glycosyltransferase family 9 protein: protein MSAAPRVLVVRFRAIGDCVMTAWPVTALRSRWPQATIVWATEPLCAPVIHVPALADELVVFDRAAWKKSRWSPGTWINQVRTYLGLRRYKFDIGFDFQGHSKTALALRLASPVHRFAMPGTDALARRLNPTQIPKTQPNHMVERMMALVREAESCPMPKLPMLPELDRPDVGLPARYVVINTGASAQDKLVPLTVWTQLAEALQARGVATVAIGGPADAPLPAATLDLVGRTSLVESVGIVRGCMAHYSGDTGTGHLAAGYGLHALSVFMSDRNSPSRYRPFGPHGAAVEAYRDPGLLSAAALLEPIRELLDGTANASLK, encoded by the coding sequence ATGAGCGCCGCGCCGCGCGTGCTGGTCGTGCGCTTTAGAGCGATCGGCGATTGCGTCATGACCGCATGGCCTGTCACCGCGCTGCGTAGCCGGTGGCCGCAAGCCACGATCGTTTGGGCGACCGAGCCCTTGTGCGCTCCGGTGATTCACGTTCCCGCCCTGGCTGACGAGTTGGTCGTCTTCGACCGCGCTGCTTGGAAGAAGAGTCGGTGGTCGCCCGGCACTTGGATCAATCAGGTGCGGACCTACCTGGGTCTGCGGCGCTACAAGTTCGACATCGGGTTTGACTTTCAGGGTCACAGCAAGACGGCTCTCGCACTTCGGCTTGCGAGCCCGGTCCACCGCTTCGCGATGCCAGGAACGGACGCGCTGGCCCGTCGTTTGAACCCAACTCAGATCCCAAAAACGCAACCTAACCATATGGTTGAGCGGATGATGGCGCTCGTTCGCGAGGCAGAGTCGTGTCCGATGCCCAAGTTGCCGATGCTGCCGGAACTCGACCGTCCGGACGTAGGCTTGCCCGCCCGGTACGTGGTGATCAACACCGGCGCAAGCGCGCAAGACAAGCTCGTGCCGCTCACCGTGTGGACCCAGCTTGCCGAGGCTCTTCAGGCCCGGGGGGTGGCAACCGTTGCGATTGGCGGACCCGCCGACGCGCCTCTCCCCGCTGCGACGCTTGATCTGGTCGGCAGAACGTCGCTCGTCGAGTCGGTCGGGATTGTCCGGGGGTGTATGGCGCACTATAGCGGGGATACGGGGACTGGTCACCTAGCGGCAGGGTACGGGCTTCATGCGCTTTCAGTCTTCATGAGCGACCGCAACTCGCCGTCCCGCTACCGGCCTTTCGGTCCTCACGGCGCGGCGGTCGAGGCGTATCGGGATCCCGGCTTGTTGTCCGCAGCGGCACTTCTCGAGCCTATCCGCGAGTTGTTGGATGGGACCGCCAACGCCAGTCTCAAGTAA
- a CDS encoding dicarboxylate/amino acid:cation symporter, with translation MNAPRGKHARVLWALLLGAFVGAVCQMTLGSDHPGLQSFIKNFSSPVGKIFLNMIFMVVVPLLFSALVLGVAEIGEASRVGRIGLRSLALTLLLSGTAVVLGLAAVNFVRPGDGLPEAERQKLISHYAPSADVTKNVDQAKQAKSAADTIVDLIPRNPLDSAVKALEGGILPFMVFALIFGIALAGIEQEKAMPVRAFLEGLFAISLKIVEMAMSFAPIGVFALIFGTAATLGVSAFLALGKYALLVLAVLAIHQFGVYSLALKFIARRSPIAFFRSIREVMLTAFATSSSNATLPTALTTARDQVGLPTSISSFVLTIGATANQNGTALFEGITILFLAQFFGVSLDLGQQAMVMGLAILAGVGTAGVPGGAWPMIAIILVKIGVPAEAIGLCLGIDRILDMSRTVLNVTGDMVIATCVSTWEAKSEPALLD, from the coding sequence ATGAACGCGCCACGCGGCAAGCATGCGAGGGTTCTGTGGGCTCTCCTTCTCGGAGCCTTCGTCGGAGCCGTGTGCCAGATGACGCTTGGGTCCGACCACCCAGGTCTCCAGAGCTTCATCAAGAACTTCAGCAGCCCCGTCGGCAAGATTTTCCTGAACATGATCTTCATGGTCGTGGTGCCTCTCCTCTTCTCGGCACTGGTGCTGGGCGTGGCCGAGATTGGCGAGGCCAGCCGCGTGGGCCGCATTGGCTTGCGCTCCCTCGCGTTGACCCTGCTGCTGAGCGGTACCGCAGTCGTTTTAGGTCTCGCTGCCGTCAACTTCGTGCGTCCGGGCGATGGGCTGCCCGAGGCCGAGCGGCAGAAGCTGATCTCACACTATGCGCCCTCTGCCGATGTGACTAAGAACGTCGATCAGGCCAAGCAAGCCAAGTCCGCCGCGGACACCATCGTGGATCTCATCCCCAGAAACCCGCTCGATTCGGCGGTCAAGGCGCTGGAGGGCGGCATCCTGCCCTTCATGGTGTTCGCCCTCATCTTCGGGATCGCCCTCGCCGGTATCGAACAAGAGAAGGCCATGCCCGTGCGAGCCTTCCTGGAAGGGCTCTTCGCCATCAGCCTCAAGATCGTAGAGATGGCAATGTCGTTTGCGCCCATCGGCGTGTTCGCGCTCATCTTTGGTACGGCAGCGACCCTTGGGGTCTCCGCATTCCTCGCGCTCGGCAAATACGCCTTGCTCGTGCTCGCGGTTCTCGCCATCCACCAGTTCGGCGTGTACAGCCTCGCCCTCAAATTCATCGCGCGCCGTTCGCCCATCGCCTTCTTCCGGTCGATCCGCGAGGTCATGCTCACCGCTTTCGCCACAAGCTCCAGTAACGCCACCCTCCCGACTGCACTCACCACCGCACGCGACCAAGTCGGCCTACCCACCAGCATCAGCTCCTTCGTCCTCACCATCGGTGCAACCGCCAACCAGAACGGCACCGCGCTCTTCGAAGGCATCACCATCCTCTTCCTCGCTCAGTTCTTCGGGGTGTCGCTCGACCTGGGTCAGCAGGCGATGGTGATGGGCCTGGCCATCCTCGCTGGAGTCGGCACCGCGGGCGTCCCGGGCGGTGCTTGGCCGATGATCGCGATCATCCTCGTGAAGATCGGTGTACCAGCCGAAGCGATTGGACTCTGTCTGGGGATCGACCGGATCCTCGATATGAGCCGCACGGTCTTGAACGTCACTGGAGACATGGTCATCGCCACGTGCGTGAGCACTTGGGAAGCGAAATCGGAACCAGCGCTTCTGGATTAG
- a CDS encoding deoxyribonuclease IV: protein MKLFGAHMPTGKGLGAAVRVGKSIGCTAVQVFTSSPKMWSSKPITEEAIAELAAALAESQMGPVVSHDSYLINLCAPAPETKAKSIEALARELHRCGQLGIPYVVSHMGAHMGQGEEEGLRQVAAETKAILADAPPGVTLLMETTAGQGSSLNWKFEHLSELFSATGAPSNLGVCLDTCHIFAAGYDIRTQESYEATFEQFNHLVGIGRLKVIHCNDSKKPLGSRVDRHDHLGEGEIGETAFRLLVSDPRFDGVPILVETPDAETMHAVNVGKLWSWVEA from the coding sequence GTGAAGCTCTTCGGGGCACACATGCCCACCGGTAAGGGACTCGGTGCGGCCGTGCGAGTCGGCAAGTCCATCGGATGCACTGCCGTCCAAGTCTTCACCAGCAGCCCGAAGATGTGGTCGTCGAAGCCGATCACTGAAGAGGCCATCGCCGAGCTCGCGGCCGCACTCGCCGAATCCCAGATGGGCCCGGTGGTGAGCCACGACAGCTACCTCATCAACCTCTGTGCGCCCGCGCCGGAGACCAAGGCAAAGAGCATCGAGGCGCTCGCTCGCGAACTCCACCGGTGCGGCCAGTTGGGCATTCCGTACGTCGTTTCGCACATGGGGGCCCACATGGGGCAGGGCGAAGAAGAGGGGCTACGGCAGGTGGCCGCGGAAACGAAAGCGATTCTGGCGGACGCGCCACCCGGGGTCACCCTGCTGATGGAGACCACCGCAGGTCAGGGTAGTTCATTGAACTGGAAGTTTGAACACCTGTCCGAGTTGTTCTCGGCGACCGGTGCGCCGTCGAATTTGGGGGTGTGCCTCGACACTTGCCACATCTTCGCCGCGGGCTACGACATCCGCACTCAAGAGAGTTATGAGGCGACCTTTGAACAATTTAACCATTTGGTTGGCATTGGCCGACTGAAGGTCATCCACTGCAACGACAGCAAGAAACCGCTGGGATCGCGAGTCGATCGGCACGACCACTTGGGTGAAGGCGAGATCGGCGAGACTGCGTTTCGTCTCCTGGTGAGCGATCCAAGGTTCGACGGCGTGCCGATTCTGGTTGAGACCCCCGACGCGGAGACGATGCATGCCGTGAACGTTGGCAAGCTTTGGTCGTGGGTCGAAGCCTGA
- the lpxK gene encoding tetraacyldisaccharide 4'-kinase: MSNRFTESLFRPGFTAWVLLPCTALYWLGWRSYEAIYRLGLKHPQRAHPAVICVGNLVVGGSGKTPFTRWLAEQLTARGYSVVLSLSGYGSPRSVAATLAPEGELDPAEWGDEPALMRSYLPSVPMVVGRRRVLAAQIAAERFPGSVLLLDDGYQHLPLQKDFALIMDVGTPVRYCLPSGPYRQPARDIIRADVDVHRQMDPARVQTLSRRDGSRVSTDWLAGRSISLLVAVAQPFWVQYAIEELGARMTYGQFLDDHDPLTAPTLLKDVPRDRPLVVTAKDWVKLRRRTDLAGIEVMIFDYEYEFPENLVENLVTRLDSELAARGVQPVG; the protein is encoded by the coding sequence GTGTCCAATCGTTTCACCGAATCGCTCTTCCGGCCGGGCTTCACGGCGTGGGTACTGCTCCCTTGTACGGCGCTGTACTGGCTCGGTTGGCGAAGCTACGAGGCGATCTACCGTTTGGGTCTCAAGCACCCACAGCGGGCCCATCCCGCCGTGATTTGCGTGGGCAATCTTGTGGTCGGCGGCTCGGGCAAGACTCCGTTCACCCGCTGGCTGGCCGAACAACTGACTGCGCGCGGTTACTCCGTTGTCTTGAGTCTGAGCGGGTACGGTTCGCCGCGAAGCGTAGCGGCTACCCTCGCTCCCGAAGGGGAACTTGATCCTGCGGAGTGGGGTGACGAACCGGCGCTGATGCGCAGCTACCTGCCAAGCGTTCCAATGGTGGTGGGGCGTCGGCGCGTTTTGGCAGCACAGATTGCGGCCGAGCGGTTTCCGGGCTCGGTGCTGCTGCTCGATGATGGTTACCAACACTTGCCATTGCAGAAGGATTTTGCCTTGATCATGGACGTCGGTACTCCGGTGCGCTATTGTCTGCCCTCCGGCCCTTACCGGCAGCCCGCACGGGACATTATCCGTGCGGACGTGGATGTCCATCGGCAAATGGACCCGGCTCGGGTGCAGACGCTCAGTCGTCGCGATGGTTCACGGGTTTCAACCGATTGGTTAGCTGGGCGATCCATTTCGCTTCTCGTCGCCGTGGCCCAGCCTTTCTGGGTTCAGTACGCGATCGAAGAGCTCGGCGCACGCATGACGTATGGCCAGTTCTTGGACGATCACGATCCGCTCACCGCGCCAACCCTTCTGAAGGATGTTCCGCGGGATCGCCCGCTTGTGGTGACGGCGAAGGACTGGGTGAAGCTGCGACGGCGCACGGACCTGGCAGGGATCGAAGTGATGATTTTTGACTACGAGTACGAGTTCCCCGAGAATCTCGTGGAAAATCTTGTGACACGGCTCGACAGTGAGCTCGCTGCTCGGGGGGTGCAACCCGTTGGGTAA
- a CDS encoding P-II family nitrogen regulator — protein MIRVTCFLRPHKLEEVKTAIADIGVGGMTVNDVRGRGNSAEQASLLGGNVMALPVRSKLTVVVEDADKAELVVQAILENAGTGAPGDGKIFLEPIEDAIRIRTGESGPEAV, from the coding sequence GTGATCCGGGTCACGTGCTTCTTGCGTCCGCATAAGCTGGAAGAGGTCAAGACGGCGATCGCCGACATTGGGGTGGGCGGCATGACGGTGAACGACGTGCGGGGGCGCGGGAACTCTGCCGAGCAGGCATCGCTACTCGGCGGCAATGTGATGGCGCTCCCGGTGCGGTCCAAGCTCACGGTGGTGGTGGAGGATGCGGACAAGGCCGAACTGGTGGTTCAAGCGATCCTTGAGAATGCCGGTACGGGGGCTCCGGGGGACGGAAAGATCTTCTTAGAGCCGATCGAAGATGCGATCCGCATTCGTACCGGGGAGAGCGGCCCCGAAGCGGTGTGA
- a CDS encoding 6-carboxytetrahydropterin synthase — MGTYRLCKRFTVESGHMLSKHPEGCRYPHGHSRTIEVVLSSKTLNSQDMVVDFKALKLAVCDYIDRFDHRTMIHRDDPLLSSLQSIHPDSVIVCDEDPTTEVMARMIFEHVQAVLVTGFSGTTNSGITYTIDPGRVNLERVRVWETATSWAEYAAED; from the coding sequence ATGGGAACCTACCGACTGTGCAAGCGATTCACCGTCGAATCCGGGCACATGCTGAGCAAGCACCCGGAGGGTTGCCGCTACCCGCACGGTCATAGCCGCACCATTGAGGTCGTGCTGAGCTCCAAAACACTCAATTCCCAGGACATGGTTGTCGATTTCAAGGCGCTCAAACTCGCGGTTTGCGACTACATTGATCGCTTCGACCACCGTACGATGATCCACCGGGACGATCCGCTGCTCAGCTCGCTCCAGTCGATCCATCCCGACAGCGTGATCGTGTGTGACGAAGACCCCACCACGGAAGTGATGGCGCGCATGATTTTTGAGCACGTCCAGGCCGTGCTCGTGACTGGATTCTCGGGCACAACGAACTCGGGGATAACCTATACCATCGATCCAGGCCGTGTGAATCTTGAGCGCGTCCGCGTCTGGGAAACGGCCACGAGTTGGGCCGAATACGCCGCCGAAGACTGA